The following proteins come from a genomic window of Lolium rigidum isolate FL_2022 chromosome 5, APGP_CSIRO_Lrig_0.1, whole genome shotgun sequence:
- the LOC124654124 gene encoding uncharacterized protein LOC124654124, protein MSYAGLKPVALSMPQGSGPQSSEGSKSGLGEAGSNSGLGEAHPCESSNSGLGETSPDFSGASFSLDDNEINAYNGILNLQAPDFTTVMAIVHGEGYWTDVAWYFQDSDFVTLLNFMNSLGPETVEDEDFLNFANIVSFTNSLGKESDEEDDMVRVLLNVDDVSEEL, encoded by the exons ATGAGCTATGCGGGATTGAAGCCGGTTGCTCTATCCATGCCTCAAG GTAGCGGACCACAATCTTCTGAAGGCTCGAAGTCGGGTCTTGGTGAGGCAGGCTCGAACTCCGGTCTTGGTGAGGCACATCCTTGTGAGAGCTCGAACTCCGGTCTTGGCGAG ACAAGCCCTGACTTCAGTGGTGCCAGTTTCTCGTTGGATGACAACGAGATCAACGCCTACAACGGCATCCTGAACCTCCAAGCGCCTGACTTCACCACCGTCATGGCGATTGTGCACGGCGAAGGGTACTGGACCGATGTTGCGTGGTACTTCCAGGACTCTGACTTCGTGACTCTCCTCAACTTCATGAACAGCCTCGGGCCAGAGACCGTCGAGGACGAGGACTTTCTTAACTTTGCCAACATCGTGAGCTTCACAAACAGCCTCGGGAAGGAGTCCGACGAAGAAGACGACATGGTCAGGGTGTTGCTGAATGTGGATGATGTTTCGGAAGAATTGTGA
- the LOC124655580 gene encoding NF-X1-type zinc finger protein NFXL1-like: MEKKDGIGIIRDLVLFILLVRMFLCPYHRKYDASTTIPNPTVHVLFPKPRNRLSLTRDASPSRTADLPLSPRFSRLLKYALPLHQITTASCSPRRAASTPPHLPASAPNSPTEDTPHLGFPSRRRMQPSTDPRHGNGPATAASPGSWRPRSAVARNPAAADPRPYGAHDNAAPILPLPNPPSDARPHRRRHRPNRRPAPPQDRPPANHSNNRRPPPQERAPANNVNNRRPPPQERAPLAPAPTTGTVPQLVQEIQDKLSRGTVECMICYDAVRRSSPVWSCASCFSIFHLPCIRRWARAPASSVPSISSPASWRCPGCQSVHAVPARDIAYTCFCGRRRDPPNDLFLTPHSCGEPCSKPLATPTTDSHDASTRCPHVCVLQCHPGPCPPCKAFAPDRRCPCGKQTIARRCADRTTPITCGQPCDRLLPCRRHRCENPCHTGPCGDCQVTFPARCFCGKTTNTIPCGEMGSLSDTAVFSCGEACGHGLACGNHACQDACHPGPCGECRLLPGKVTACHCGKTGLQEERASCLDPVPTCDKVCEKRLPCGAHRCKVTCHEGRCPPCSARVEQRCRCGSSGQMVECYRVSMEEFRCNKPCGRKKNCGRHRCSECCCPLSKPFLQHEGDGTMDPHFCQIPCGKKLRCGQHGCQHLCHSGHCDPCRETIFSDLTCACGRTSIPPPQPCGTPTPSCPHPCTVPQPCGHPASHQCHFGDCPPCVVPVTRECSGGHVMLRNIPCGSKDIRCNQPCGKNRQCGLHACARTCHPSPCDPPPASGDVSSSSGSKASCGQSCGVPRRECKHTCNTPCHPSSPCPDVRCEVRVSIACSCGRITSTVPCSTGGSYNGDSTLDISIIEQLPRPLQPVDSNGKRVPLGQRKLCCDEECAKMERKRVLAEAFDITQPNLDALHFGENSNASDLVSDLYRREPRWVLAIEERCKFLVLGKTRGNSSSNIKVHVFCHMTKDKRDAIRLIADRWKLSVQAVGWEPRLFVTIHVTPKSKVPARVLGSKAGVPVLASHPYFDPMVDMDPRLVVAMLDLPREADVSSLVLRFGGECELVWLNDKNALAVFGDPARAATALRRLDYGSAYQGASMFSPNSITQASASGNVWVGAQREGRLAAKTSANPWKMAGGFDSDPSGGWTVLGHSPGANVLGQAPGSAWRRGDAAGQVMSTNRWNALESATTSSGPIAGAGQALEKLQPDFEVEDWEESCE; this comes from the exons ATGGAGAAGAAAGATGGTATTGGAATCATTAGGgacttagttttatttattttgcttgTAAGGATGTTTTT GTGTCCATATCACAGGAAATATGATGCGAGCACGACAATTCCAAACCCGACCGTGCACGTGCTCTTCCCGAAGCCCCGCAACCGCCTCTCACTCACCCGCGACGCGTCTCCGTCCCGCACCGCCGACTTGCCGTTGTCTCCAAGGTTCTCCCGCCTCCTCAAATACGCTCTTCCACTCCACCAAATCACCACCGCCTCCtgctcgccgcgccgcgccgcctccacccCACCCCACCTCCCCGCCTCCGCCCCCAACTCCCCAACGGAggacacaccacacctgggcttcCCGTCCCGCCGCCGCATGCAACCCTCCACCGATCCACGCCACGGCAACGGCCCAGCTACGGCCGCCTCCCCTGGCTCATGGCGGCCCCGATCCGCTGTTGCGCgtaaccccgccgccgccgacccccgTCCCTACGGCGCCCATGACAACGCCGCCCCAATCCTGCCCCTCCCCAACCCGCCCTCCGACGCCCGCCcgcaccgtcgccgccaccgccccaaccgccgccccgccccgccgcaGGATCGACCCCCGGCCAACCACAGCAACAACCGACGACCCCCGCCGCAGGAAAGGGCTCCGGCCAACAACGTCAACAACCGCCGACCCCCGCCGCAGGAAAGGGCCCCGCTTGCGCCCGCGCCCACCACTGGCACCGTGCCGCAGCTGGTGCAGGAGATCCAGGACAAGCTGTCCCGCGGCACAGTCGAGTGCATGATCTGCTACGACGCGGTGCGCAGGTCATCGCCCGTCTGGTCCTGCGCCAGCTGCTTCTCCATCTTCCACCTCCCCTGCATCCGCCGGTGGGCGCGCGCGCCGgcctcctccgtcccctccatctCCTCCCCCGCCTCCTGGCGCTGCCCGGGGTGCCAGTCCGTGCACGCCGTCCCCGCGCGCGACATCGCATACACCTGCTTCtgcggccgccgccgcgaccCGCCCAACGACCTCTTCCTCACCCCGCACTCCTGCGGCGAGCCCTGCTCCAAGCCCCTCGCCACTCCCACTACCGACTCCCACGACGCTTCCACCAGGTGCCCCCACGTCTGCGTGCTCCAGTGCCACCCAGGCCCATGCCCGCCCTGCAAGGCGTTCGCGCCAGACCGCCGCTGCCCCTGCGGCAAGCAGACCATCGCGCGGCGCTGCGCGGACCGCACCACGCCCATCACCTGCGGCCAGCCCTGCGACCGTCTACTCCCCTGCCGGCGCCACCGCTGCGAGAACCCCTGCCACACGGGGCCGTGCGGGGACTGCCAGGTCACCTTCCCCGCCCGCTGCTTCTGCGGCAAGACAACAAACACCATCCCGTGCGGCGAGATGGGGAGCCTTTCGGACACCGCCGTGTTCTCCTGCGGCGAGGCTTGCGGGCACGGCCTGGCGTGCGGCAACCACGCCTGCCAGGACGCGTGCCACCCAGGGCCGTGCGGGGAGTGCCGGCTCCTGCCGGGGAAGGTCACCGCGTGCCACTGCGGCAAGACGGGGCTGCAGGAGGAGCGGGCGAGCTGCCTGGACCCGGTCCCCACCTGCGACAAGGTCTGCGAGAAGAGGCTGCCGTGCGGGGCGCATAGGTGCAAGGTTACGTGCCACGAGGGGCGGTGCCCGCCGTGCTCGGCGCGGGTCGAGCAGAGGTGCCGCTGCGGCTCGTCGGGGCAGATGGTGGAGTGCTACAGGGTCTCCATGGAGGAGTTCCGTTGCAACAAGCCCTGTGGCCGCAAGAAGAACTGCGGGAGGCACCGGTGCAGCGAGTGCTGCTGCCCGCTGTCGAAGCCGTTTTtgcagcatgaaggtgacggcacCATGGATCCTCATTTCTGCCAGATACCGTGCGGCAAGAAGCTGCGGTGCGGGCAGCATGGCTGCCAGCATCTCTGCCACAGCGGGCACTGCGATCCCTGCCGCGAGACCATATTCAGCGATCTCACCTGTGCCTGCGGCAGGACATCCattccgccgccgcagccgtgcGGCAcgccgactccgtcgtgcccGCACCCGTGCACCGTCCCTCAGCCTTGCGGGCATCCAGCTTCGCATCAGTGCCATTTCGGGGACTGCCCGCCTTGCGTTGTCCCGGTGACGAGGGAATGCAGCGGGGGGCATGTGATGCTGAGGAACATCCCTTGCGGTTCAAAGGATATCAGATGCAACCAGCCATGTGGGAAGAACCGGCAATGCGGACTGCACGCTTGCGCTAGGACTTGCCACCCTTCCCCTTGCGATCCGCCGCCTGCAAGTGGAGATGTTAGTTCAAGCTCTGGGAGCAAAGCTTCATGCGGACAGTCATGTGGTGTCCCGAGGAGGGAATGCAAGCACACCTGCAATACCCCATGCCACCCGTCATCACCCTGCCCAGATGTGAGATGTGAAGTCCGTGTGAGTATTGCCTGCTCTTGTGGCCGTATCACTTCAACTGTGCCCTGCAGCACCGGAGGATCCTACAATGGTGATAGTACGCTCGACATCTCCATCATAGAGCAGCTGCCAAGGCCTCTCCAACCAGTGGATTCGAATGGGAAGAGGGTACCTCTTGGGCAGAGGAAACTTTGCTGTGATGAGGAGTGTGCGAAAATGGAGAGGAAAAGAGTCCTTGCTGAAGCTTTCGACATTACACAGCCCAATCTGGATGCACTGCATTTCGGTGAGAACTCAAATGCGTCGGATTTGGTTTCTGACCTTTACCGGCGCGAGCCAAGGTGGGTGCTGGCCATAGAGGAGAGGTGCAAATTTCTTGTGCTTGGGAAGACCAGAGGAAATTCTTCAAGCAACATCAAGGTCCATGTCTTCTGTCACATGACCAAGGATAAGAGGGATGCTATCAGGCTCATTGCAGATAGGTGGAAGCTGTCTGTTCAGGCGGTCGGTTGGGAGCCCAGGCTGTTTGTTACCATCCATGTCACGCCCAAGTCGAAGGTGCCTGCTCGTGTTCTGGGCTCCAAGGCCGGTGTCCCAGTTTTGGCTTCACATCCTTACTTTGATCCCATGGTGGACATGGACCCGAGGCTCGTTGTTGCAATGCTGGACCTGCCAAGGGAGGCTGATGTTAGCTCTCTAGTCTTGAGGTTTGGTGGCGAGTGTGAGTTGGTTTGGCTGAACGACAAGAATGCCTTGGCAGTCTTCGGTGATCCAGCTAGAGCTGCCACAGCGCTGAGGCGGCTGGACTATGGGTCTGCTTACCAGGGTGCTTCAATGTTTTCCCCAAACAGCATCACTCAGGCTTCAGCATCAGGCAATGTGTGGGTTGGAGCACAGAGAGAGGGAAGATTGGCTGCAAAGACCAGTGCCAATCCATGGAAGATGGCTGGTGGCTTCGATTCTGACCCATCTGGAGGCTGGACAGTACTTGGTCATTCTCCAGGGGCAAATGTGCTTGGTCAAGCTCCAGGGTCAGCGTGGAGACGTGGTGATGCTGCTGGTCAGGTCATGAGTACAAACAGATGGAATGCTCTGGAGTCTGCTACCACAAGCTCTGGGCCAATCGCCGGCGCTGGGCAAGCACTGGAGAAGCTGCAGCCAGACTTTGAAGTGGAAGACTGGGAAGAATCATGCGAGTGA